A single window of Mugil cephalus isolate CIBA_MC_2020 chromosome 1, CIBA_Mcephalus_1.1, whole genome shotgun sequence DNA harbors:
- the LOC125023317 gene encoding high affinity immunoglobulin gamma Fc receptor IB-like, which translates to MRVSQEGLYWCRGGRGDPVYYTEYSDSVRINGNVPNKVTVTLQPNWPQIYRGEEITLRCEIHGEDTEWEYEWRSTSSYKPPNLNEFRIKSDSSLHTGDYKCKGRMKSEQQSSTEWSDSFRLTVFINKQPVLSVSPSWL; encoded by the exons ATGAGAGTCTCACAGGAAGGACTGTActggtgcagaggaggaagaggagacccAGTTTACTACACAGAGTACAGCGATTCAGTCAGGATCAATGGAAATG TTCCAAACAAGGTGACTGTGACTCTCCAACCCAACTGGCCTCAGAtctacagaggagaggagattactctcagatgtgagatccatGGAGAAGACACTGAGTGGGAGTATGAATGGAGATCTACCAGTTCATACAAACCTCCAAATCTAAATGAGTTCAGGATTAAATCTGATTCTTCACTCCACACTGGAGACTACAAGTGTAAAGGTAGAATGAAAAGTGAACAACAGTcttcaacagagtggagtgattcCTTCAGATTGACTGTATTCATCA